The Echinicola rosea genome has a segment encoding these proteins:
- a CDS encoding OmpW family outer membrane protein, whose translation MRFIKTLIILFTLLLNVQLLKAQGTSQFQVNYTPSLPLGDVADYTGNFSFRGVNIAYEYHITEYLGLGITTGINTYYEDIKGVENVKVDIDGKIVTLSGKRYNYTNSVPILATANYYLSPEGQLRPYVGLGIGGYYVMKWTEIGQYQVRDNGFQFGLAPRVGVLQPLAYGLDLHLAAQYNAGFGEDPFSSVDFMVGFAWKF comes from the coding sequence ATGAGATTCATCAAAACCTTAATTATACTATTTACACTGCTGCTAAACGTACAACTCTTAAAAGCACAAGGTACTAGCCAGTTTCAAGTAAATTATACACCTAGTCTCCCGCTCGGGGATGTGGCAGATTATACCGGAAACTTCAGCTTTCGGGGGGTCAACATCGCCTATGAGTATCATATTACGGAATATCTTGGCTTGGGAATTACCACGGGAATCAATACCTATTATGAGGATATTAAAGGAGTTGAAAATGTCAAAGTTGACATCGATGGCAAAATAGTTACCCTGTCCGGTAAGCGGTACAATTATACGAACTCCGTACCGATCTTGGCTACAGCCAATTACTACCTTTCCCCAGAAGGCCAACTAAGACCCTATGTGGGATTGGGAATTGGGGGATACTATGTCATGAAATGGACAGAAATAGGCCAATACCAAGTAAGAGACAATGGATTTCAGTTTGGTCTGGCGCCTCGAGTAGGTGTATTGCAGCCACTGGCTTATGGACTGGACCTCCACTTGGCAGCCCAGTACAATGCCGGATTTGGGGAAGATCCCTTCAGCAGTGTCGATTTTATGGTCGGCTTTGCCTGGAAATTTTAG
- a CDS encoding DUF4136 domain-containing protein: protein MMRIKIYAFSALLSLLAVASACTVGKVIDTNQSENFKLENYQSFDFYKTDLDIDKLPTYAQRVDWIKEAIKENLESRGVQQDTENPEMLVNIGVFIEEKVQTRETDLMSDPPMYMGQRNYHWEVQEIPVGTSNEGTFTLDFVDKTTNEMVWQGVGKSIITKKDQAAKKNIKDATQKLFTKIE from the coding sequence ATGATGCGGATTAAAATCTATGCTTTCTCAGCCCTTTTATCGCTCTTGGCCGTAGCATCTGCTTGTACGGTGGGAAAGGTAATCGACACCAATCAGTCGGAAAACTTCAAATTGGAAAATTATCAGAGCTTTGACTTTTATAAAACCGATTTGGACATTGACAAATTGCCCACGTATGCCCAGCGGGTGGACTGGATAAAAGAGGCCATTAAGGAAAACCTCGAATCCCGCGGTGTCCAGCAGGATACTGAAAATCCCGAAATGCTGGTCAATATTGGGGTGTTTATAGAAGAGAAGGTGCAGACCCGGGAAACCGACTTGATGAGTGACCCACCCATGTATATGGGCCAACGAAACTACCACTGGGAAGTACAGGAAATCCCTGTAGGAACCTCTAATGAAGGAACCTTCACGCTGGATTTTGTCGATAAGACTACCAATGAAATGGTCTGGCAAGGCGTAGGCAAAAGCATCATTACCAAAAAAGACCAAGCGGCAAAGAAAAACATAAAAGATGCCACCCAGAAATTATTCACTAAAATAGAGTAA
- a CDS encoding PIG-L family deacetylase — MKLKYLSLFVLFFLLLSAPTWSYDQSSHPSSTIYHQLLKLRETKRVLYIAAHPDDENTRLIAYLGNHTHAEVGYLSLTRGDGGQNLIGKELGVELGMIRTQELLKARETDGGQQFFSRAIDFGYSKNPDETLNNWDKEKLLADVIWVIRNFQPDIIINRFNTTPGVTHGHHTTSAILSLEAFEAAADPTVFPDQLDMVDPWQAKRVFWNAYNWRAPYQPEKGKLYHAFETGAYDDLLGLTYAQIAADSRTMHKSQGFGSTAPYGGAVDFIELVEGAPFEQSPFEGIPNRWNEVDHGQAIQSALDKAVNQFDFVHLGNNLPRFLRVKQLLDELNPSEKWIREKQHQIDQLIIELLGLKVEFTAGQQEAYLGEEIEGTLVVSNPSSINVKVLDFDVMGSSHSFKKDVSDNAVLRDELALEIAPTLIASQPYWIENPPQNNLYQVYDQNKIGKAFNDPTVSGKLTFQLSGEDFVMEVPLKYKYNDPVDGEVNQPFVLLPPVQVSVDHDQVYVLSDKSAEFSVIVSFGTKMLPGNLQLKGLKEGAYKVLESTVNEAKKEKTYRLSVNGDTQTGKTVVTAQYVTTEGKIYEEGVKHIDYKHIPALTYFPKANFDLIKLNLKTTAQNIGYIPGAGDDVPEVLRNLGYAVTELENGSLDAGRLKQFSTVIVGIRAFNVNQQVVDQFDQLMKYVENGGNLIVQYNTTASLKTDQMGPYPFDISRKRVAVESAPVAVDFEGHPVLQGPNVIGMEDFDGWIQERGLYFTENWDEHYVAPLSMHDPGESASKGSLLLANYGKGTYTYSGISWFRLLPAGVPGAIKLFVNLIEQNNE; from the coding sequence ATGAAGCTTAAATACCTGTCTCTTTTTGTCCTATTTTTTCTACTTTTAAGTGCTCCCACATGGAGTTATGATCAGTCCAGTCATCCGTCTTCCACGATTTATCACCAGCTCCTGAAGCTGAGAGAGACCAAAAGGGTGCTCTATATCGCCGCCCATCCTGATGATGAGAATACACGGTTGATTGCTTATTTGGGTAATCATACACATGCCGAGGTAGGCTATTTGTCGCTCACCCGTGGTGATGGTGGACAAAATCTCATCGGGAAAGAGCTTGGTGTCGAATTGGGCATGATCAGGACCCAGGAATTGTTGAAGGCTCGGGAAACCGATGGTGGACAGCAGTTTTTTTCCAGGGCCATCGACTTTGGATACAGCAAAAACCCTGACGAGACGCTAAACAATTGGGACAAGGAAAAGCTTCTGGCCGATGTGATCTGGGTGATCAGAAATTTTCAGCCAGATATCATTATCAACCGCTTCAATACCACTCCCGGTGTTACCCATGGCCATCATACTACTTCTGCTATCCTGTCATTGGAAGCCTTTGAGGCGGCCGCTGATCCTACGGTATTTCCGGATCAGCTGGACATGGTGGATCCTTGGCAGGCTAAGCGGGTGTTTTGGAATGCTTATAATTGGAGGGCACCCTATCAGCCAGAAAAAGGAAAGCTGTACCACGCCTTCGAAACAGGCGCATACGATGATTTGCTTGGCCTAACATATGCGCAAATTGCTGCAGACAGCAGGACCATGCACAAATCCCAGGGCTTTGGATCCACAGCGCCTTATGGTGGGGCAGTGGATTTTATTGAACTGGTAGAAGGAGCGCCTTTTGAGCAGTCACCTTTTGAAGGGATTCCAAACAGGTGGAATGAGGTCGATCACGGCCAAGCCATACAAAGTGCCCTTGATAAGGCCGTCAACCAGTTTGATTTTGTTCACCTCGGGAATAATTTGCCCCGTTTTTTAAGGGTAAAACAGTTGCTGGATGAATTGAACCCATCTGAAAAGTGGATAAGGGAAAAGCAACACCAGATTGATCAATTGATTATAGAACTGCTTGGATTGAAGGTTGAATTTACCGCTGGACAGCAAGAAGCATACCTCGGTGAGGAGATAGAAGGGACCTTGGTGGTCAGTAATCCTTCGTCTATAAATGTAAAAGTTTTGGATTTTGACGTAATGGGCAGTAGCCATTCTTTTAAAAAGGATGTGAGTGATAATGCTGTCCTAAGGGATGAGTTGGCATTGGAGATTGCACCAACTTTGATAGCTTCGCAGCCATATTGGATTGAAAATCCTCCTCAAAACAATCTATATCAAGTATATGACCAAAATAAGATCGGAAAGGCATTTAATGATCCTACCGTCAGTGGAAAATTAACATTCCAACTTTCAGGAGAAGATTTTGTGATGGAAGTTCCTTTGAAGTATAAATATAATGACCCTGTGGATGGGGAAGTGAACCAGCCTTTTGTGCTGCTACCGCCTGTGCAGGTGTCGGTAGATCATGATCAAGTGTATGTCCTTTCGGACAAATCTGCTGAATTTTCAGTAATAGTGTCTTTTGGTACCAAAATGCTCCCGGGAAATTTACAGCTGAAAGGGCTTAAGGAGGGTGCATATAAGGTGCTTGAAAGTACTGTCAATGAGGCGAAAAAAGAAAAAACCTACCGCCTTAGTGTCAATGGCGATACCCAGACAGGCAAGACGGTGGTAACAGCCCAGTATGTTACTACTGAAGGCAAGATCTATGAAGAGGGGGTAAAGCATATTGATTATAAGCATATTCCAGCACTAACGTATTTCCCCAAGGCCAATTTTGATTTGATCAAATTGAACCTAAAGACGACAGCCCAAAATATTGGCTATATTCCTGGTGCTGGTGATGATGTCCCAGAGGTCCTGCGTAACCTAGGGTATGCCGTGACGGAATTGGAGAATGGCAGCTTGGATGCAGGTCGCTTAAAGCAATTTTCCACCGTTATTGTCGGTATCAGGGCTTTTAATGTCAATCAGCAGGTTGTGGATCAATTTGACCAATTGATGAAATACGTCGAAAATGGTGGAAATCTCATTGTCCAGTACAATACCACTGCTTCCTTGAAGACTGACCAAATGGGGCCCTATCCATTTGACATCAGCCGGAAGCGTGTAGCCGTGGAGAGTGCACCGGTAGCGGTGGACTTTGAAGGGCATCCGGTATTGCAGGGTCCCAATGTTATCGGCATGGAAGACTTTGACGGATGGATCCAAGAAAGGGGACTTTACTTTACCGAAAATTGGGATGAGCATTATGTTGCACCATTGTCCATGCATGATCCGGGAGAGTCAGCCAGTAAAGGAAGCTTGCTATTGGCCAATTACGGAAAAGGCACGTACACCTATTCAGGAATATCTTGGTTCAGGCTACTTCCCGCAGGCGTACCGGGTGCTATTAAATTATTTGTAAACTTAATCGAACAAAACAATGAGTGA
- a CDS encoding DUF4136 domain-containing protein, whose protein sequence is MMQFKSLLFFGSLLIISACTPQGADYIEDLDIALTFQDPEVNYDNYSSYHLPDTVVLISNDDNTEISSEMEGYILSEVNQQFRSMGWDRNTEPVSDGSDVVLMVSVVDLLNVQYVSWWDYWGWWPGWGYYPYPPDGWYPYYPGGCCYFGGVYSYREGTIIIEMVDPNSIEAVSDGEPDRLPVMWAGGLNGVLQGDENNIKNRIDRGMDQIFTDSPYLNK, encoded by the coding sequence ATGATGCAATTTAAATCGCTACTCTTTTTCGGTAGTTTACTAATCATTTCCGCTTGTACCCCTCAGGGTGCGGATTATATCGAGGACCTTGATATTGCCCTTACGTTTCAAGATCCCGAAGTAAATTATGACAACTACAGCAGTTATCACCTTCCTGACACCGTAGTGCTCATCTCTAATGACGACAATACGGAAATCTCTTCAGAAATGGAAGGTTATATCCTATCTGAAGTAAATCAGCAATTCCGCAGTATGGGTTGGGACAGAAACACAGAACCTGTGAGCGATGGATCCGATGTGGTATTAATGGTCTCAGTGGTCGATTTACTAAATGTCCAATATGTTTCTTGGTGGGATTATTGGGGCTGGTGGCCAGGATGGGGCTATTATCCCTACCCTCCTGATGGCTGGTATCCGTATTATCCCGGAGGCTGCTGCTACTTTGGAGGTGTGTACAGCTACAGGGAAGGAACTATTATCATAGAAATGGTAGATCCAAATAGTATCGAAGCTGTCAGTGATGGGGAACCTGACAGACTTCCTGTCATGTGGGCCGGCGGACTGAACGGTGTGCTCCAAGGAGACGAAAACAATATCAAAAATCGAATTGATCGCGGAATGGATCAGATTTTTACCGATTCACCATATCTTAACAAGTAA